A single window of Streptomyces sp. NBC_00464 DNA harbors:
- a CDS encoding ATP-dependent DNA helicase: MTKPSLPELLHAAVTAVGGTERPGQASMADAVAEAVDDHSHLLVQAGTGTGKSLGYLVPALAHGERVVVATATLALQRQLVERDLPRTVDALHPLLRRRPQFAMLKGRSNYLCLHRLHEGVPQEEEEGLFDQFEAAAPSSKLGQDLLRMRDWADETETGDRDDLTPGVSDRAWAQISVSSRECLGATKCAYGAECFAEQARERAKLADVVVTNHALLAIDAIEGAPVLPSHEVLIVDEAHELVSRVTGVATGELTPGQVNRAVRRAAKLVNEKAADALQTASEGFERVMELALPGRLEEVPEDLGYALMALRDAARTVITALGSTRDKSVQDEDAVRKQAMASIETIHGVAERITQGSEYDVVWYERHDRFGASVRVAPLSVSGLLREKLFADRSVVLTSATLKLGGDFNGVGASLGLSPEGTAGDDVPQWKGLDVGSPFDYPKQGILYVARHLATPGREGSRTDMLDELAELVEAAGGRTLGLFSSMRAAQAAAEELRGRLEKPILLQGEETLGELIKNFAADPETCLFGTLSLWQGVDVPGASCQLVIMDRIPFPRPDDPLMSARQKAVEEAGGNGFMAVAATHAALLMAQGAGRLVRATGDKGVVAVLDPRLANARYGSYLRASLPDFWYTTDPNQARRSLAAIDAAAKADAN; this comes from the coding sequence ATGACGAAGCCATCCCTCCCCGAGCTCCTGCACGCCGCCGTGACCGCCGTCGGCGGTACGGAGCGACCCGGCCAGGCCTCCATGGCCGATGCCGTCGCCGAGGCGGTCGACGACCACTCCCACCTGCTCGTCCAGGCGGGCACCGGCACGGGCAAATCGCTCGGCTATCTGGTGCCCGCCCTGGCACACGGCGAGCGCGTCGTGGTGGCCACGGCGACCCTGGCGCTCCAGCGCCAGCTCGTGGAGCGCGATCTTCCGCGTACGGTCGACGCCCTGCATCCGCTGCTGCGCCGACGCCCGCAGTTCGCCATGCTCAAGGGCAGGTCGAACTACCTCTGTCTGCACCGCCTCCATGAAGGTGTGCCGCAGGAGGAGGAAGAAGGGCTCTTCGACCAGTTCGAGGCGGCGGCCCCGTCGAGCAAGCTCGGCCAGGACCTGCTGCGCATGCGGGACTGGGCGGACGAGACGGAGACGGGCGACCGGGACGACCTCACCCCCGGTGTCTCGGACCGGGCCTGGGCACAGATCTCCGTCTCCTCCCGCGAGTGCCTGGGCGCCACCAAATGCGCGTACGGGGCCGAGTGCTTCGCCGAGCAGGCCAGGGAGCGGGCCAAGCTCGCCGATGTGGTGGTGACGAACCACGCGCTGCTGGCCATCGACGCCATCGAGGGCGCCCCGGTGCTCCCGAGCCACGAGGTGCTGATCGTCGACGAGGCGCACGAGCTGGTCTCCCGGGTCACCGGAGTGGCCACCGGCGAGCTCACCCCCGGCCAGGTCAACCGCGCGGTGCGCCGTGCGGCGAAGCTGGTCAACGAGAAGGCCGCCGATGCCCTGCAGACGGCTTCGGAGGGCTTCGAACGGGTGATGGAGCTGGCCCTGCCCGGCAGGCTGGAGGAAGTGCCCGAGGACCTCGGGTACGCCCTGATGGCGCTGCGCGACGCCGCTCGTACGGTGATCACCGCGCTCGGTTCCACCCGCGACAAGTCCGTCCAGGACGAGGACGCCGTCCGCAAGCAGGCGATGGCCTCGATCGAGACGATCCACGGCGTGGCCGAGCGCATCACACAGGGCTCCGAGTACGACGTCGTCTGGTACGAGCGTCACGACCGCTTCGGTGCCTCCGTGCGGGTCGCCCCGCTCTCCGTCTCCGGGCTGCTGCGCGAGAAGCTCTTCGCCGACCGTTCCGTGGTCCTCACCTCGGCCACGCTCAAGCTCGGCGGGGACTTCAACGGGGTGGGGGCGTCCCTCGGGCTCTCCCCGGAGGGCACCGCGGGCGATGACGTCCCGCAGTGGAAGGGGCTCGACGTCGGTTCGCCCTTCGACTACCCGAAGCAGGGGATCCTGTACGTCGCCCGGCATCTGGCGACCCCGGGGCGCGAAGGCTCCCGCACGGACATGCTGGACGAGCTCGCCGAGCTGGTGGAGGCCGCCGGCGGGCGCACGCTCGGACTGTTCTCCTCCATGCGGGCGGCCCAGGCCGCCGCCGAGGAGCTGCGGGGCCGGCTGGAGAAGCCGATCCTTCTCCAGGGCGAGGAGACCCTGGGGGAGCTGATCAAGAATTTCGCGGCCGATCCGGAGACCTGCCTCTTCGGCACGCTCTCGCTCTGGCAGGGCGTCGACGTCCCCGGTGCGAGCTGCCAGTTGGTGATCATGGACCGGATTCCGTTCCCGCGGCCCGACGATCCGCTGATGAGCGCTCGGCAGAAGGCGGTCGAGGAGGCCGGGGGCAATGGCTTCATGGCCGTGGCCGCCACGCATGCGGCCCTGCTGATGGCCCAGGGAGCCGGCCGGCTCGTCCGAGCCACCGGGGACAAGGGCGTCGTCGCGGTGCTCGACCCGCGCCTGGCCAATGCCCGGTACGGCAGCTATCTGCGGGCCTCGCTCCCCGACTTCTGGTACACGACCGACCCGAACCAGGCACGCCGCTCGCTCGCCGCGATCGACGCGGCGGCCAAGGCCGACGCGAATTAG
- a CDS encoding IucA/IucC family protein — MPKYPVSRDAAQSPALLSTPELNRAVWDRAAARLLAKMLGEFAYEEVVQPVPRTAGGDTYTLVLDDGGSLSFTARRGVYGSWRVAPDSIREASSAATEADATARAVDGAVTEAEATARAVDSLATEAAATAGSGSKAGTAAPAPDQVAGSVPFRDPLLFLARARRLLRLDGATLGHLVRELTTTLTADARLDHGALGAAELADLDYAELEGHQTGHPWIVANKGRLGFSATDAARFTPEARTPVTLPWIAVSSRIAAYRGVGALADAGQLYAQELDPAVRASFAATLRGRGLDPDSYYCLPVHPWQWDEWIVPLFAPAIAAGDIVPLHADPDLRLPQQSIRTFANLARPDRHTVKLPLSILNTLVWRGLPTERTLAAPAVTSWVQGMRDNDPFLRDTCGVILLGEVASVTVEHPLYDHLPETPYQFKEILGAIWREPLLPRLAPGERARTLASLLHTDPQGRAFTAELVARSGLTPTAWLTRLFAALLPPLLHFLYRYGTVFSPHGENAIVVFDDHDVPVRLAIKDFVDDVNVSARPLPEHDTMPQDVRSVLLTEEPAFLTQFIHSGLFTGVFRFLSPLCEEQLGVPESEFWSLVRAEILRHHARFPELKERFEMFDMLTPRIERLCLNRNRLHLDGYRDRPERPHAAVHGTVANPLHLSA, encoded by the coding sequence GTGCCGAAATATCCCGTGAGCCGTGACGCAGCCCAGTCGCCGGCGCTGCTCAGCACCCCGGAACTGAACCGGGCGGTCTGGGACCGGGCCGCCGCCCGGCTGCTCGCCAAGATGCTCGGCGAATTCGCCTACGAGGAAGTAGTCCAGCCCGTTCCACGAACCGCCGGGGGCGATACGTACACCCTCGTGCTCGACGACGGCGGCAGCCTGAGCTTCACCGCCCGGCGGGGGGTCTACGGCAGCTGGCGCGTCGCCCCCGACTCGATCCGCGAGGCGAGCAGCGCGGCGACGGAGGCGGATGCGACCGCCCGCGCGGTGGACGGCGCGGTGACGGAGGCCGAAGCGACCGCCCGCGCGGTGGACAGCTTGGCGACGGAGGCCGCAGCAACCGCCGGGTCCGGCAGCAAGGCGGGGACAGCGGCGCCGGCGCCGGACCAGGTCGCGGGCAGCGTCCCCTTCCGCGATCCGCTGCTGTTCCTCGCCCGCGCCCGCCGCCTTCTCAGGCTGGACGGTGCCACCCTCGGCCATCTCGTCCGCGAGCTCACCACCACGCTCACCGCCGACGCCCGCCTCGACCACGGCGCACTCGGCGCCGCAGAGCTGGCCGATCTCGACTACGCCGAACTGGAGGGCCACCAGACGGGCCATCCCTGGATCGTCGCCAACAAGGGGCGACTCGGCTTCTCCGCCACCGACGCGGCCCGCTTCACCCCCGAGGCCCGCACACCGGTCACGCTGCCGTGGATCGCCGTCTCCTCCCGGATCGCCGCCTACCGGGGTGTGGGTGCGCTCGCCGACGCCGGTCAGCTCTACGCCCAGGAGCTGGACCCCGCCGTCCGCGCGTCCTTCGCCGCCACGCTGCGCGGCCGGGGCCTGGACCCGGACAGCTACTACTGTCTGCCCGTCCACCCCTGGCAGTGGGACGAGTGGATCGTTCCCCTGTTCGCCCCGGCCATCGCCGCCGGCGACATCGTCCCCCTGCACGCCGACCCGGACCTGCGGCTGCCGCAGCAGTCCATTCGCACCTTCGCCAACCTGGCACGGCCCGACCGGCACACGGTCAAGCTCCCGCTGTCCATCCTCAACACGCTGGTCTGGCGGGGCCTGCCGACCGAACGGACCCTCGCCGCCCCCGCCGTCACCAGCTGGGTGCAGGGGATGCGGGACAACGATCCGTTCCTGCGCGACACCTGCGGCGTCATCCTCCTCGGCGAAGTCGCCTCGGTCACGGTCGAGCATCCGCTCTACGACCACCTCCCGGAGACGCCGTACCAGTTCAAGGAGATCCTCGGAGCGATCTGGCGCGAGCCCCTCCTGCCGCGCCTCGCCCCCGGTGAGCGGGCCCGCACCCTCGCCTCGCTCCTGCACACCGATCCGCAGGGCCGCGCCTTCACCGCCGAGCTGGTCGCCCGCTCCGGGCTGACGCCCACCGCCTGGCTCACCCGGCTCTTCGCCGCCCTGCTCCCGCCGCTGCTGCACTTCCTGTACCGCTACGGCACCGTCTTCTCCCCGCACGGTGAGAACGCCATCGTCGTCTTCGACGACCACGACGTCCCGGTACGCCTGGCGATCAAGGACTTCGTCGACGACGTGAACGTCAGCGCCCGCCCGCTGCCCGAGCACGACACGATGCCGCAGGACGTGCGGAGTGTCCTGCTCACCGAGGAACCCGCCTTCCTCACCCAGTTCATCCACTCCGGTCTCTTCACCGGCGTCTTCCGCTTCCTGTCACCGCTCTGCGAGGAACAGCTCGGTGTCCCGGAGAGCGAATTCTGGTCACTCGTCCGGGCGGAGATCCTGCGCCACCACGCCCGGTTCCCGGAGCTGAAGGAGCGGTTCGAGATGTTCGACATGCTGACGCCCCGCATCGAACGCCTCTGTCTGAACCGCAACCGCCTGCACCTGGACGGCTACCGCGACCGGCCCGAGCGCCCGCACGCCGCAGTCCACGGCACGGTGGCCAATCCGCTCCACCTCTCCGCCTGA
- the nrdR gene encoding transcriptional regulator NrdR, with protein MHCPFCRHPDSRVVDSRTTDDGTSIRRRRQCPDCSRRFTTVETCSLMVVKRSGVTEPFSRTKVISGVRKACQGRPVTEDALAKLGQRVEEAVRATGSAELTTHDVGLAILGPLQELDLVAYLRFASVYRAFDSLEDFEAAIVELRERRPPVQGCGTGETLEVPVPAVAAD; from the coding sequence ATGCACTGCCCCTTCTGCAGGCACCCCGACAGCCGGGTCGTCGACAGTCGCACCACCGACGACGGGACCTCGATCCGCCGACGTCGGCAGTGTCCCGACTGCTCCCGCCGTTTCACGACGGTGGAGACCTGCTCGCTCATGGTGGTCAAGCGCAGCGGTGTCACCGAGCCCTTCAGCCGCACCAAGGTCATCTCCGGCGTACGCAAGGCGTGCCAGGGAAGGCCGGTCACCGAGGACGCCCTCGCCAAACTCGGCCAGCGGGTCGAGGAAGCGGTGCGCGCCACCGGCAGCGCCGAGCTGACCACTCACGACGTGGGTCTGGCCATCCTCGGCCCCCTGCAGGAGCTCGACCTCGTCGCGTACCTGCGGTTCGCGTCCGTATACCGGGCGTTCGACAGCCTCGAAGACTTCGAGGCCGCCATCGTGGAACTCCGCGAGCGACGGCCTCCCGTACAAGGATGCGGGACCGGCGAGACCCTTGAGGTTCCCGTTCCCGCCGTCGCCGCCGACTGA
- a CDS encoding GNAT family N-acetyltransferase has product MPPADAPTHHRPCPAPEAGPGAEDTLELRLTDELLALLGEEAPGPRCGPQGGPRNAGLLDRPAEWKPVTTRAGVFQLVPVRLERDLALISRWMNDPAVAAFWELAGAETVTAGHLTPQLDGDGRSVPCLGVLSGVPMSYWEIYRADLDPLARHCGVRPHDTGIHLLIGDADQRGHGIGTTLLRAVSELVLDNRPRCTRVVAEPDLRNTPSVSAFLGAGFRYSAEVELPDKRAALMVRDRAHRDQL; this is encoded by the coding sequence GTGCCTCCCGCCGATGCGCCCACCCACCACAGACCCTGCCCCGCTCCCGAGGCCGGGCCGGGTGCCGAGGACACACTGGAGCTGCGGCTCACCGACGAACTGCTCGCGCTCCTGGGGGAGGAGGCCCCCGGGCCCCGGTGCGGACCGCAGGGCGGACCGCGGAACGCCGGTCTGCTCGACCGTCCGGCGGAGTGGAAGCCCGTCACGACCCGGGCCGGAGTGTTCCAGCTCGTCCCCGTGCGCCTGGAACGCGATCTCGCGTTGATCAGCCGCTGGATGAACGACCCCGCCGTCGCGGCCTTCTGGGAACTCGCCGGAGCCGAGACCGTCACCGCCGGGCACCTGACGCCCCAACTCGACGGCGACGGACGCAGCGTGCCTTGTCTGGGCGTGCTCTCGGGTGTCCCGATGAGCTACTGGGAGATCTACCGGGCCGACCTCGACCCCCTGGCCCGTCACTGCGGGGTCCGGCCGCACGACACCGGGATCCATCTCCTCATCGGTGACGCGGACCAGCGGGGCCACGGGATCGGGACCACCCTCCTGCGGGCCGTCTCCGAGCTCGTTCTCGACAACCGCCCCCGGTGCACACGGGTCGTCGCCGAGCCCGACCTGCGCAACACCCCGTCAGTCTCCGCCTTCCTGGGCGCCGGATTCCGCTACTCCGCCGAGGTCGAACTCCCGGACAAGCGGGCCGCGCTGATGGTCCGCGACCGAGCCCACCGTGACCAGCTGTGA
- a CDS encoding vitamin B12-dependent ribonucleotide reductase produces the protein MTETASGPARGSRNKGAKSTATKQGLRIERIHTTPGVHPYDEVAWERRDVVMTNWRDGSINFEQRGVEFPDFWSVNAVNIVTSKYFRGAVGTPQRETGLRQLIDRIVKTYRKAGEDYNYFASPADAEIFEHELAYALLHQIFSFNSPVWFNVGTPQPQQVSACFILAVDDSMESILDWYKEEGMIFKGGSGAGLNLSRIRSSKELLSSGGNASGPVSFMRGADASAGTIKSGGATRRAAKMVILDVDHPDIENFIETKVKEEEKIRALRDAGFDMDLGGDDITSVQYQNANNSVRVNDEFMKAVESGGKFGLRARMTGDVIEEVEAKSLFRKMAEAAWACADPGIQYDDTINAWHTCPESGRINGSNPCSEYMHLDNTSCNLASLNLMKFLKDDGLGNQSFESERFAKVVELVITAMDISICFADFPTEKIGENTRAFRQLGIGYANLGALLMATGHAYDSDGGRALAGAITSLMTGTSYKRSAELAAVVGPYDGYARNAEPHQRVMKQHADANAVAVHADDLDNPVWAAATEAWQDVIRLGAKNGFRNAQASVIAPTGTIGLAMSCDTTGLEPDLALVKFKKLVGGGSMQIVNGTVPQALRRLGYQEEQIEAVVAHIAENGNVIDAPGLKTEHYEVFDCAMGERSISAMGHVRMMAAIQPWISGALSKTVNLPETATVEDVEEVYFEAWKMGVKALAIYRDNCKVGQPLSAKTKEKEKEAVTAKAEDTIRTAVEKVVEYRPVRKRLPKGRPGITTSFTVGGAEGYMTANSYPDDGLGEVFLKMSKQGSTLAGMMDAFSIAVSVGLQYGVPLETYVSKFTNMRFEPAGMTDDPDVRMAQSIVDYIFRRLALDFLPFETRSALGIHSAEERQRHLDTGSYEPTFEEEQLEAESLAQSAPVRQPEPLKAVAPVQEAGTPAPKTAHTSAELVEMQLGISADAPLCFSCGTKMQRAGSCYICEGCGSTSGCS, from the coding sequence ATGACAGAGACGGCGAGCGGCCCGGCACGAGGTTCCCGCAACAAGGGAGCCAAGTCGACTGCGACCAAGCAGGGCCTGCGTATCGAGCGCATCCACACCACTCCCGGCGTGCATCCGTACGACGAGGTGGCGTGGGAGCGCCGTGACGTCGTCATGACCAACTGGCGCGACGGCTCGATCAACTTCGAGCAGCGTGGCGTCGAGTTCCCCGACTTCTGGTCGGTGAACGCGGTCAACATCGTCACCAGCAAGTACTTCCGTGGGGCTGTCGGCACCCCTCAGCGCGAGACCGGTCTGCGACAGCTGATCGACCGGATCGTGAAGACGTACCGGAAGGCCGGCGAGGACTACAACTACTTCGCCTCTCCCGCGGACGCCGAGATCTTCGAGCACGAGCTGGCGTACGCCCTCCTGCACCAGATCTTCAGCTTCAACTCGCCGGTCTGGTTCAACGTCGGCACTCCCCAGCCGCAGCAGGTCTCCGCCTGCTTCATCCTGGCCGTCGACGACTCCATGGAGTCGATCCTCGACTGGTACAAGGAAGAGGGGATGATCTTCAAGGGCGGCTCCGGTGCCGGCCTGAACCTCTCCCGTATCCGCTCCTCCAAGGAGCTCCTCTCCTCCGGCGGCAACGCCTCGGGACCGGTCTCCTTCATGCGGGGCGCCGACGCGTCCGCCGGAACGATCAAGTCCGGTGGCGCCACCCGCCGCGCGGCCAAGATGGTCATTCTCGACGTCGACCACCCCGACATCGAGAACTTCATCGAGACCAAGGTGAAGGAGGAGGAGAAGATCCGCGCCCTGCGTGACGCGGGCTTCGACATGGACCTGGGCGGCGACGACATCACGTCCGTCCAGTACCAGAACGCCAACAACTCGGTCCGCGTGAACGACGAGTTCATGAAGGCCGTCGAGTCCGGCGGTAAGTTCGGGCTGCGCGCCCGGATGACCGGCGACGTCATCGAAGAGGTCGAGGCCAAGTCCCTCTTCCGCAAGATGGCCGAGGCCGCCTGGGCCTGCGCCGACCCGGGCATCCAGTACGACGACACCATCAACGCCTGGCACACCTGCCCGGAGTCCGGCCGGATCAACGGCTCGAACCCGTGCAGCGAGTACATGCACCTGGACAACACCTCGTGCAACCTCGCCTCGCTGAACCTGATGAAGTTCCTCAAGGACGACGGCCTGGGCAACCAGTCCTTCGAGTCCGAGCGCTTCGCCAAGGTCGTCGAGCTGGTCATCACCGCGATGGACATCTCCATCTGCTTCGCGGACTTCCCCACCGAGAAGATCGGTGAGAACACCCGCGCCTTCCGTCAGCTGGGCATCGGTTACGCCAACCTCGGCGCCCTGCTGATGGCGACCGGCCACGCGTACGACAGCGACGGCGGCCGCGCGCTCGCCGGTGCCATCACCTCGCTGATGACCGGCACCTCGTACAAGCGCTCCGCCGAGCTGGCCGCGGTCGTCGGCCCGTACGACGGCTACGCCCGCAACGCCGAGCCGCACCAGCGCGTGATGAAGCAGCACGCCGACGCCAACGCGGTGGCCGTGCACGCCGACGACCTGGACAACCCCGTCTGGGCCGCCGCGACGGAGGCCTGGCAGGACGTCATCCGCCTCGGCGCGAAGAACGGTTTCCGTAACGCGCAGGCCTCGGTCATCGCGCCCACCGGCACCATCGGTCTCGCGATGTCCTGCGACACCACCGGCCTCGAGCCCGACCTCGCCCTGGTCAAGTTCAAGAAGCTGGTCGGCGGCGGCTCGATGCAGATCGTCAACGGCACCGTCCCGCAGGCCCTGCGCCGCCTGGGTTACCAGGAGGAGCAGATCGAGGCGGTCGTCGCCCACATCGCCGAGAACGGCAACGTGATCGACGCCCCCGGCCTGAAGACCGAGCACTACGAGGTCTTCGACTGCGCGATGGGCGAGCGTTCCATCTCCGCGATGGGCCACGTCCGGATGATGGCGGCCATCCAGCCGTGGATCTCCGGTGCGCTCTCCAAGACGGTGAACCTGCCGGAGACGGCCACCGTCGAGGACGTCGAAGAGGTCTACTTCGAGGCGTGGAAGATGGGCGTCAAGGCGCTCGCGATCTACCGCGACAACTGCAAGGTCGGCCAGCCCCTCTCCGCGAAGACCAAGGAGAAGGAGAAGGAGGCCGTCACGGCCAAGGCCGAGGACACCATCCGTACCGCGGTCGAGAAGGTCGTCGAGTACCGCCCGGTCCGCAAGCGTCTGCCCAAGGGCCGGCCCGGCATCACCACCTCCTTCACGGTGGGCGGCGCCGAGGGTTACATGACCGCCAACTCCTACCCGGACGACGGTCTCGGCGAGGTCTTCCTGAAGATGTCCAAGCAGGGCTCGACCCTCGCGGGCATGATGGACGCCTTCTCCATCGCCGTCTCGGTGGGCCTGCAGTACGGCGTTCCGCTGGAGACGTACGTCTCGAAGTTCACCAACATGCGCTTCGAGCCGGCCGGCATGACGGACGACCCGGACGTGCGGATGGCGCAGTCGATCGTCGACTACATCTTCCGCCGCCTGGCGCTGGACTTCCTGCCCTTCGAGACCCGCTCGGCACTCGGTATCCACTCCGCCGAGGAGCGTCAGCGCCACCTCGACACCGGCTCCTACGAGCCGACGTTCGAGGAGGAGCAGCTGGAGGCCGAGAGCCTGGCCCAGTCGGCCCCGGTGCGGCAGCCGGAGCCGCTGAAGGCCGTGGCCCCGGTGCAGGAGGCCGGCACGCCGGCTCCGAAGACGGCGCACACCTCGGCCGAACTGGTCGAGATGCAGCTCGGCATCAGTGCCGACGCGCCGCTCTGCTTCTCCTGCGGTACGAAGATGCAGCGCGCCGGTTCCTGCTACATCTGCGAGGGCTGCGGCTCGACCAGCGGTTGCAGCTGA
- the lexA gene encoding transcriptional repressor LexA has protein sequence MTTTADSAIITAQDRSQSRLEPVHAMNDSVTNTEGPEPARPARSLPGRPPGIRADSSGLTDRQRRVIEVIRDSVQRRGYPPSMREIGQAVGLSSTSSVAHQLMALERKGFLRRDPHRPRAYEVRGSDQPSTQPTDTTGKPAASYVPLVGRIAAGGPILAEESVEDVFPLPRQLVGDGELFVLKVVGDSMIEAAICDGDWVTVRRQPVAENGDIVAAMLDGEATVKRFKREDGHVWLLPHNSAYQPIPGDEATILGKVVAVLRRV, from the coding sequence GTGACCACCACCGCAGACAGTGCCATCATCACTGCCCAGGACCGCTCCCAGAGCCGACTCGAGCCGGTGCATGCCATGAATGACTCAGTCACGAACACGGAGGGGCCGGAGCCCGCGCGCCCAGCGCGCTCGCTGCCCGGACGACCTCCTGGAATCCGGGCGGACAGCTCGGGGCTCACGGACCGGCAGCGGCGAGTGATCGAGGTCATCCGGGACTCCGTACAACGGCGGGGTTACCCCCCGTCGATGCGGGAGATCGGTCAGGCGGTGGGCCTTTCCAGCACGTCCTCCGTCGCACATCAGCTGATGGCCCTGGAGCGCAAGGGCTTCCTGCGCCGCGACCCCCATCGCCCCCGGGCGTACGAGGTGCGCGGTTCGGACCAGCCGAGCACACAGCCCACGGACACCACCGGCAAGCCCGCGGCATCGTACGTGCCGTTGGTCGGCCGGATCGCGGCCGGTGGGCCGATCCTCGCCGAGGAATCGGTCGAGGACGTGTTCCCCCTCCCCCGCCAGCTGGTCGGGGACGGAGAGCTCTTCGTGCTGAAGGTTGTCGGTGACTCGATGATCGAAGCGGCGATCTGTGACGGGGACTGGGTCACCGTACGACGCCAGCCCGTGGCGGAGAACGGCGACATCGTGGCCGCCATGCTGGACGGCGAGGCCACGGTCAAGCGGTTCAAGCGCGAGGACGGCCATGTGTGGCTGCTCCCGCACAACTCCGCGTACCAGCCGATCCCCGGCGACGAGGCGACGATCCTCGGCAAGGTCGTGGCGGTGCTCCGGCGGGTGTGA